The genomic stretch AGTCATGTCTTTTGATAAATTTTATTTATTTGCTTAGAAACACTTTTTACGTGTCCGCATAGAACATATAAAGAAAAGAAGATTTCCTATTTTATGAAACCGTTTAAACACTTTTTCTAAGGGTGTTTTTCCCCTTTTCTAGTTATTATTTTTGAGTTGCTTATTTAGAAATTCAACATCATTTTTAATGAATTTGCTATTTTTAAGAATACTGTCGTAATAATTCAAGGTGCTTTTGCTCAAATGTCTAGCCAATGTAGGCTCATACGTTTTCCAATGGTGTTTGTTGTTTGCGTCTTCTGTCATTGAAAAAATTTGTTTATTTTCAACTTTTAGAAAGTTTACAAGACTGTCTCTTACCTTAATACCATTTGGATCATCATTAATAAATCCTTCTATTTCTCCTCCAACAAATACTTCTACATCAGTAATAGTAATAACTCTTGGTAGATAAATTGGCACGTGTTTTACGCGATATTTTTTTGAATTGATTGCAGAAGCTAAAGAATCTTTTAGTTCACTCTCTGGTTTTCTTCCACGTTTTTCAAGTCGCTTGATTAAATCACTAAAGTAATCTGGATTTTTGTCCAAATTTGCGCCTGCGCTGATAACTGCGGATAGATTTCCTTGTTCTTTTTCATCAAATGTTATAAAATCTATTTGAGTAGTATCTTTAAATTTTTCTAGTAAGTATTTGATGTAATTTGATTTCCCATTGATGATTTCCACGAATATGACATTGGTTTCCGGTTGTATGATGAAATCCTTGCTGTTTTTGAGAAAATCGTACCAATCCAAACTTGTCAGCAATCCGCTGTTATCAATCGCGCCAGCGTCAATAAAATGTCCGTAACCTTTTATTTTTGCCGCAGGACTGAATCCTGGAAACCGATTGGTACACGAAACCGCTTGATAAAATGAAACTACAGATCGTTTTTCATCTCCATTTTCTGGAAAAATAGGTTCTAATTGCGCTAAATTATCTGCATTTAAGAACAAATCTCTTTCCGTTTGATCGTAACGAACGGAACTAAAAACGCCTCTTCTTCCATTGGTTTTAGACGTATTTACCAACAACGCTGGGAAATACTCATTTTTATCAAAAATATTCTTTTTCCAATATCCTTGAAATGATTCATCTATAAGTGTTCTACCATTTTTATCTTCCAACAAATTTTGATACGCTACCATTGAATAATACGCTCTGTCTTTATGTTGACTCATTTGTTTGAGCAGAATTGCTTTTCGGATAAAATCCCAACCTAATGTATATGAAATATCCATGGAAGCATAATTTTTTCTGGCAACAGTATTTATTCTTCCATCAATATTTTCAAAACGATTAATCGAATTTTTAGGGAATTGTCCCGATAATACAGCATACATTGAAAGTCCCATCATTCCACCAGAAGCACCTGAAAATGAAGCGGTTTGATCTAAGAATTCTCCTTTTGTTTCTTTTTGAAGATGATTTAGCAATTTCATCGTCCAAATGTTTGCTTTTACCGCGCCACCATGAGAAGCCACAAAAATGAGTGGTTTGTCGTTTTGTATTCTTTTTTCTAAAGAATCTAAATACGTACGCATGTGTAAAACATCGTTATCCATGTGTGGAACTCGCGTATCTAACTCATGTACAGTACTTTCTCTCCAAATCATGGAACATATAATAATTGCTATTATTGCAACTAAATAAAAAGTCGTTTTCTTTTGTCCTGTTGCTACAAATTGTCCTTGAGCAGTTAATGGAATTATCCGTGCAAATTTACTTTCTTTTAAACCAGATGCATCTCTGTATGGTTGTTCTTCTATTTCTCCACATTTGTAAGCACTGTATTGTCTTTTGATTGCTTGTATTACAAATAGATATTTTAGTACACATGCCAATCCGTAATAGATAATGTATATGTATCCGAGTAGAATTACCATTGCATTTACAAGTGGTAAATCGTACGCAACGGCAATGTTGCTATACAAAATTAAACCAAAAATTAATACTGCCACAATGAAGAAAAATACCACATAGTTGAAATTTACTTCAATTCGTTTTAATACTGGTATGGAGGCATAATCATATAGTTTTGAACGAAATAAGCGAAAATATATATACGTCAATGATAAGAATAGTGTAAGCGATTGTAATAAGAAATAAGACGCTGTATTGAAATTTCCACTAAATGCTGTGATAAGCAATACTACGATGGAAAGTAATGTAATTATATAGAAGAATACGATTCCGTTGGTATAAAATTTTTCGTAAGCAGGCGAATCTTTGTCATGTGTTTCTCTGTATTTTTTGTTTGCCTTTTCAACTTTATTCTTTTTTATGAGCATATATATGATAACCAAAAAAGGAATTATGTAGAAGAATAGATTGCTCCACAAAATGATATTGATGTCACCGAAAGCAAATAAGAGTTTTGGTTCATAGGTTTTGAAAATGTAATATGTCCAAATGGAAAAGATGCACAAGCCCAAGCTGTATCGAAAGAATTTCGCAAAATAATCTGGTTTGTATTCTTTTTTTCTTTTGCTTCCTATTAATTTTGAAGTTCCAGATTCGTTAATTTCCTCCGTTTTTTGTCTTTTAATTACTTCTTTCTCAGGTTTTTTACTAAAGGTAAATATTTTATAGATTCCTAACCACACGTGTGCATACCAATAGTTTTCATCTTTACTATCGTTGATGTCTTTGGCATAATATATATAAATTGGATAGTGCGAAATAACCAACGCAAACACAGAAATAATAATATAACATAGTATTAATGAACCTGGCGCGCTTTCTACCATATCAACTAGTAGTGTATACGCCTGATCGAGTGCTTTTACTAGCAAAAAGATAATTGCTAAAATAATGATACTCAAAAATGAAGCACGACGAAATTTATTGAACGAAGCAAAGAATTCGTATACAACGTTTCCTAATTTCACAAGCCTAGACTGCGATTTTTTTTCTTGATTTTCTTGGTCAGTTTCCATGCGAATACGTTTTTATTTTTGTTTTCTTAAATATACAAAAATAGTTTTGTGGTTTTTTTACCTATGTTTGGGGATTTTGGTTTTTTGTAGGTTTTTTAATTATAATGAATTATTTGGAAAAGTCTTATCAATAATTTCTCTTGAGATAATTTTCATACTACTCTTATCTTTTTCATCAAGTAAATGATAGTGCCATTCATTAATTCCTTTTACAGATAATACTTTGGTAATATATTCATTAATTGAAATATTCAATTCCTTAAAATCACCATCATCAAATAAAAGAAGTTTGTAACCATCCTCATCAATACTCAACACAACATCATTTCCTGTAGACTCAATATTCTCAAACCTTTTTACAGATTTAAAATTATCCACATCTGTATCCCAAAATTGTCCCTTATATACTTCATTACTCCACTTTTTTAATTGTCTTCCACCCATCATTTCTTCTAATGATAGAATTTGAATAGACCCATTTACTGTTTTTTCTTGTTGAATTGTTGTCCATCTTAATGAAAAACCATTTACTTGATAGTAAAATGCTAATAACTCTAAAGGCAATTCTATTCCTGTTGATGCGTGAAACCTTCTCAAACTTGCAACACTCACACCGGGATTTATTTTGAATTTAACTTTTTTAAAAGTTTCATCTTTTTTGAAACTTTTCAATTGCTCACTTATAATTTCAAAATAATCTATTCTGTCCTTTTTTGCTTGATATTTATTAAAATTTGAATCGATTAAGCTGTTATTAAATTGCTCAAATACTTCTGTATTAAATTCCGAGTCAATGATTTTTAAATCACTTGCTATAGTATCTGGAATCTTCCGCACTGGGCTTTCAGTGATATCTTCTAAAAAATATTCCTGCCATAATTGAATAGCATTAAACTTGATGTTTTGATCAATATATTCGGGAAGTGTTAAAGACATTTTTTTCAATTGCCCGTAGGCATTGTACCAAAATAAAATTGCCTTATCATTTTCTATTTTAAAAACAGTATAATTTCCATCCTCACAATGATCTAACACATAAAAATCATCATTGAAATTTTCTGCTTTCCAAATTTTTTGTCTGACCTCTTTTCTTCCTGAAAAAAAATATGAAGAATCGCTAAGAAGTTGTCCAAGTTCATATACTTCCGATTTTCCTATTATTATTCTGTTTGAAGTGTCAGAGTGCATTTTCCAATCAATTATCAAACCATTACAAGTTCTATACAGTTTTTTGATATCAGTTGAAAGTTTAATATCCAATGAATCTTGAAACTTTTTTATTTTGGCTTCACTTAGTTTCGTGAAAAAACCCAATATACAGTTTTCAGATTTTTTTATTTTAGGTTCAATTCGATCTCGCAATGAATTGAAGAGTGCATAGGTATTTTCAAACATATCAATTTTTTGAATTTAATGTTGATTGTAATTTAAGAATAATTTTATTGTTATCTTATCTTTATTTTTCTGCCTTTATGCAGAACTTTTATCGCAGGAATGATGTTGTTTTTTAAATTATCTTGCCAATTGTTTATTCCACGTGTTGATTTAAGGTTTTTCGGAACAAAACTTAACATTCTAGTTTCAAACTCTTTAAGTGTACTATATCCTTTTCCCGTCGTAGCTATCTCACTTTTAATTCGCTTCATTACGGTTTGACTAAATATGCCTTTATATGATTTACCTTTGTATGTTATTATAGAAAATAATGTATGTGAAGGTGAGCTAAGGCTTGGTATAGGCTTCTTAGAAAAATCAGGCTTATTCATTACAGAAATATTTTGTAACCTATGCTTTACATCTTTTTTCCATTTCTTATTTCCTTCAAAAATATACAACCCTACTTTTTGGTCTATACGGCTCGGATAATCTTTACTTGCACCTCCATGATAACTTACTCTCGTTTCCCACCATATCACGCTATTTTTATTTTCTAAAACTAATTTTTTAGCAAAACTTTCAAATGATCTCATTGTTCCAGAATTGGTAGTGTTTCTT from Kordia antarctica encodes the following:
- a CDS encoding MFS transporter, which encodes METDQENQEKKSQSRLVKLGNVVYEFFASFNKFRRASFLSIIILAIIFLLVKALDQAYTLLVDMVESAPGSLILCYIIISVFALVISHYPIYIYYAKDINDSKDENYWYAHVWLGIYKIFTFSKKPEKEVIKRQKTEEINESGTSKLIGSKRKKEYKPDYFAKFFRYSLGLCIFSIWTYYIFKTYEPKLLFAFGDINIILWSNLFFYIIPFLVIIYMLIKKNKVEKANKKYRETHDKDSPAYEKFYTNGIVFFYIITLLSIVVLLITAFSGNFNTASYFLLQSLTLFLSLTYIYFRLFRSKLYDYASIPVLKRIEVNFNYVVFFFIVAVLIFGLILYSNIAVAYDLPLVNAMVILLGYIYIIYYGLACVLKYLFVIQAIKRQYSAYKCGEIEEQPYRDASGLKESKFARIIPLTAQGQFVATGQKKTTFYLVAIIAIIICSMIWRESTVHELDTRVPHMDNDVLHMRTYLDSLEKRIQNDKPLIFVASHGGAVKANIWTMKLLNHLQKETKGEFLDQTASFSGASGGMMGLSMYAVLSGQFPKNSINRFENIDGRINTVARKNYASMDISYTLGWDFIRKAILLKQMSQHKDRAYYSMVAYQNLLEDKNGRTLIDESFQGYWKKNIFDKNEYFPALLVNTSKTNGRRGVFSSVRYDQTERDLFLNADNLAQLEPIFPENGDEKRSVVSFYQAVSCTNRFPGFSPAAKIKGYGHFIDAGAIDNSGLLTSLDWYDFLKNSKDFIIQPETNVIFVEIINGKSNYIKYLLEKFKDTTQIDFITFDEKEQGNLSAVISAGANLDKNPDYFSDLIKRLEKRGRKPESELKDSLASAINSKKYRVKHVPIYLPRVITITDVEVFVGGEIEGFINDDPNGIKVRDSLVNFLKVENKQIFSMTEDANNKHHWKTYEPTLARHLSKSTLNYYDSILKNSKFIKNDVEFLNKQLKNNN
- a CDS encoding SMI1/KNR4 family protein; amino-acid sequence: MFENTYALFNSLRDRIEPKIKKSENCILGFFTKLSEAKIKKFQDSLDIKLSTDIKKLYRTCNGLIIDWKMHSDTSNRIIIGKSEVYELGQLLSDSSYFFSGRKEVRQKIWKAENFNDDFYVLDHCEDGNYTVFKIENDKAILFWYNAYGQLKKMSLTLPEYIDQNIKFNAIQLWQEYFLEDITESPVRKIPDTIASDLKIIDSEFNTEVFEQFNNSLIDSNFNKYQAKKDRIDYFEIISEQLKSFKKDETFKKVKFKINPGVSVASLRRFHASTGIELPLELLAFYYQVNGFSLRWTTIQQEKTVNGSIQILSLEEMMGGRQLKKWSNEVYKGQFWDTDVDNFKSVKRFENIESTGNDVVLSIDEDGYKLLLFDDGDFKELNISINEYITKVLSVKGINEWHYHLLDEKDKSSMKIISREIIDKTFPNNSL